The Leptospira mtsangambouensis sequence ATAATGAATGAAATCAAATCTTAGTATCCAATCTGTTTTAGCTAAGTTTGATAAAAATTTAGATGGGATTATCAAAGAAGACATTCCCGTTCTCAAAAAAATCAAAAAACATGTCATCACTTCTGGTGGGAAAAGGATCCGTCCATTCTCGCATTATCTTTTTTGCCAATTTCTAAATGTAAAAGATACAAGTTGGCTTGATCTAGGTAGTGTTGCTGAACTCATTCATGCAGCAAGTTTACTTCATGATGATGTGGTGGACAATGCCCCTATCCGCCGAGGCAAACCAACCATTGGATCTTTGTTTGGAAATAAAACAGCCATTCTTGCCGGCGACTATCTGTTAGCTTGCGGAATCAGTCGACTCAACTCACTTGGAAATCCGGAACTAATGGAAATTTTTTCCCAAGTCTTGAAGGATCTTTCAGTGAGTGAACTTTTGCAAATGGAATGGGAAAAAAATCCTAAAATTTCCTTAAAAGTTTATGATTCAATTATTTATGGAAAAACAGCTTCGCTTTTCGGTGTTTGTACAGAATCGGCAGCCATCCTTGCAGGTAAGTCAAAAAAAGAAAGGGCAGTGATCCGTGATTTCGGTGTTAGGTTAGGAAAACTTTTCCAAAAGAAAGATGATTGTTTGGATTATTTTACGGATTCAAGTGCTAGTGGTAAAGAATTTTTAAAAGATTTTAAAAATGGACTCTATACATATCCGGTTCTTGTTCTGAGAGAAAGTTTGAATCTTTTAGAAAAAAGAAAACTGGAATCTGTGTTCAAAAAAGAAGAAAGGACTGCGGCCGATGAAGCCTACATTCTTGGTCTGATGGAATCAAAAAAGATTTCTGAAAAACTTCAGAAAGAGTTGGATGCAGAAAAAAAATACCTACTTGGTTTTTTAAATCAATTTCCTACAAGCGCCGAACGTAAGTTATTTGTAGAACAATTAGAACGACTTACTTAGGTTTCTTCCACAAAAGGTTCGTTGGGGTCAATGAATTCAATGACCGGCAATAAAACAGAAAAACATGTTCTTCCCGGTTCAGATTCTATATAAATGTTCCCTTTATGTTTTTCAACGATTGACTTTGTAATTCCAAGTCCCATCCCCGTTCCTTCTCCATGGTTCTTGGTGGTAAAGAATGGATCAAAAATTTTGTTCTGAATCTCTAATGGAATCCCCGGGCCATTGTCAATTACCTTTACTTCCACTCTGTTTCCCTTCTGTTCAGTAGTGATCATTAGGTTTCCTTTTTGATCCATAGCTTCTAAACCATTTAGAATTAAGTTTGTCCATACACGAATTAAATCTTCTGGCCAACCAAGAATGGTCGCATCTGTTATGAAAGTTTTTTTCAGAGATACCTTCCCGCGCATTCTGTATTGATAAATTGTAATGACTGTTTCTATATTATCTAATAAGGTAAAGATCCTTCTTTCTTCGACCTTTGTGACTCGAGAAAAGTTTTTGAGTGCTAAAATGATTTTGGAAGATCGATCAACTGCAATCTGAATGATTGATAAATGAAGTTTGAAATTTTTTTCTTCCAAAAGAAGGTTAGTGAGTTTATCTTCTCCCGATTTTAATAATGTTATTTCTTCATCGTATAACTTTGTAATTCCTACATCTAAAAATCTTTCTAATATGGAATCTTCAAATTCTAATCCATTGTCTTTGAATGTTTGTTTTAGGTTTGCTTTTTTGTCTTTCCTCTCTGTGTAACTTGCAACGAGTCCAAAATCAGATTGAAAACTTAACAATTGTTTCATTGTTTTGATTTCTTGCGGTGTGAGTGAAGAATAGATGTTTTCTTTTGATCCTAAATTTTTAATTTCGTTGTTTTTGGATTCTATCAAAGTTTCAATGGATGCTTTGATGGCACTCAAAGGGTTGTTGATTTCATGGGCAACCCCTGCGACAAGTTTCCCCAATTCAGACATTTTTTCTGAAAAGACAAGTTTACTTTCGGTATGGCTGATTTGGAGTAAGGCCTTCTCCAATTCTTCTTTTTGTTTTTGAATTTCTTTGGTACGTTCCCATACGATTGTTTCTAGTTCCGCATTTTCTTTGGTTACTGTTTCTTCTTTTTTGATACGAGTTTGAATTTGGAACTTTGAAATAGCAATGGTAAAGATCGTCATTTGAAGTGCTGCTCCAATTTCATTGGCAGAACTTAAGAAGGGATAAGAGGGGAGAAGACCAAAATTTGTAAAAATAAGGAGACTTGTGCTTAGTTGCCTAACAAAAAATGCGTAAAACAATACGTTTGCATTTTCTTTCTTTTTGATTAAACTATAGATTGCATAACCAAAAGTTAGTGATGTTAACATCAGGCTATTTGAGTAAATGAACCGAAAATAATATTGTAAGTCTATAAAAACAATTAATATTGAAGCCAACATAAAGATGGCATAGGATACAAAATATTTATCTGCATTCGGGTATTTTTCTTTCGTATGTAAAAACTCTCTCAAAAAGATGACGAGCCCAAATGGAGTAAGCGAAATGAGGCCTGGTATGTAACGATAAAACCATTCATAGTTGCTGGCACCATATTCATATAAAAGTCCAGATCTTAATGTATTGGTAAAAAGGATAGAAAGAGTCGCAAATGTAAGTAATAAATATACTTTTTCTCTTAATAACACAAACTGTGTCGCAGACAAAAGACAAACTAAAATACAAAGTCCTAAATGAAAACCCTGCCATAAAGAAATGGATTTAGTATATTGTAATAAGTTGGAATCACTTCGGATTCGAAAATTGATTCGGTGCGGATCGTCTGAATGGACTCGGAATAGATAAGTTCCCTTTTCCTTTGCGGGTAAAACAAATCCGCCAGTAAACAAAACATCTGGATTTTTTTTTCGTAGTAATCCCGTTTGTAATTCTGAAATCAATCGATCATTTTGGAAGAACCATACATCCAGTTCTGAGATCATTCCATTTTCAAAATGAAAATACTGTGATGCATTTTCCTCAATTTGGATTTGGTAGTAGTGATCTTCTTTGGTAAAACCGAAATAAAAGTGATGGTGGTAATCTTTGGGAGAAAGTTCCGATTGTTTTGTTTGTGGGTTGGTTCCTAAATGCCAGAGTCCCGGATTCCCTTCCGCCCAAAGCGAGAGAGGAAGGAAACAAAGGCAAAAAAGAAATCGATACAATCGTTAAGGTCTGTTAGTTTTATCTTATTGCGGAACAATATTTGGCGCATTACATTTGATGGTTCCGCGAATGATTACGGCTTTTGAATCTGTGCTTGTGTTTTGCACTAAACAAGTTTTGTTATCTGAAGTAAAACATTGTGTTGTGGATGTTCCTGAAGTACAATTTACACTATCCAATGTATTACAAGAAAGAAGGACATTTGTAGTTGTAGCTGTGGTACTATAAGTTCCATTGAGTGTGAGTTCTAAGTTGAAGAAAGAAATCTGTTGGGCACTTTGTAAAGCAGTGTCAATATTGATCCCTTGGTTAAACCATTCCACTGTCCCTTGTGTTCCTTGGACTGTTTTTCCAAATGCACCACCTGCAAGAACAAAACCTTGTTGTGGATCGATCTTTCCTTGGATCTGTGTGCTATCATAAGTAAAACGTAAGTTAAGTGTTTCTTTTGTTTTGAAAATCAACTGGGAAATTACCGTAAAGCGGGTGTTATTTGTAGTTGAAGTAGACCCGGTGGTTCCTGTTGTAGTTCCGGTTCCTGTCGTTGTGGTCGTTGCTGGAGTGGCTTGGCCACAACTAGTGGTGATATCGCTATCCACTTCCCCTAAAAAGTAGAGGCCGGGTTCTCCGTCGGCGAGCATAGACAATTCCGCTTTGTTTTCGTTTTTAAGACCACAAGCCGCAAAAACGGAGGAAAGAACCAAAAGGATAACAGTCGATCGAAACATACCATCCAATCGTCACAGGAATTCATTCCCTGGTCAAGAGGATTCAGAATTTCCTTGGGAAATTTAGACGAATTTGCAATCTTGCCCTATGGGGTCAAATTTCGGTCTAAAGGGCGTGTTTTCTATCCAGGGACCGAGATCGATTTATGTCTATTCGCTTCTCATCGGACTCCTTTCTGGATTTGGTGCCTATGGATTCAACTGGGCCTTAACTTGGACGGAATCGTTTACCTTCGGAAGTTTGATGGGTTATGATCCAGGGATCCCAGCTGGTGATTTGCATTTCCATTCCATAGGAGACGTGGGTCCTCTTTCTCCTCTTTGGGTTGTTTTTTTACCAGCCATCGGTGGTCTTCTTGTTGGGATCATCACAAGTTTTTTTTGCTCCGAAGCCCAAGGTGGAGGAACTGATTCTCTCATTTATGCATTTCATTTTAATGAAGGAAAAATCCAAACCAAGGTTCCATTTTATAAAGCAATTGCCACCATACTCACGTT is a genomic window containing:
- a CDS encoding polyprenyl synthetase family protein, producing MKSNLSIQSVLAKFDKNLDGIIKEDIPVLKKIKKHVITSGGKRIRPFSHYLFCQFLNVKDTSWLDLGSVAELIHAASLLHDDVVDNAPIRRGKPTIGSLFGNKTAILAGDYLLACGISRLNSLGNPELMEIFSQVLKDLSVSELLQMEWEKNPKISLKVYDSIIYGKTASLFGVCTESAAILAGKSKKERAVIRDFGVRLGKLFQKKDDCLDYFTDSSASGKEFLKDFKNGLYTYPVLVLRESLNLLEKRKLESVFKKEERTAADEAYILGLMESKKISEKLQKELDAEKKYLLGFLNQFPTSAERKLFVEQLERLT
- a CDS encoding ATP-binding protein, with the translated sequence MYRFLFCLCFLPLSLWAEGNPGLWHLGTNPQTKQSELSPKDYHHHFYFGFTKEDHYYQIQIEENASQYFHFENGMISELDVWFFQNDRLISELQTGLLRKKNPDVLFTGGFVLPAKEKGTYLFRVHSDDPHRINFRIRSDSNLLQYTKSISLWQGFHLGLCILVCLLSATQFVLLREKVYLLLTFATLSILFTNTLRSGLLYEYGASNYEWFYRYIPGLISLTPFGLVIFLREFLHTKEKYPNADKYFVSYAIFMLASILIVFIDLQYYFRFIYSNSLMLTSLTFGYAIYSLIKKKENANVLFYAFFVRQLSTSLLIFTNFGLLPSYPFLSSANEIGAALQMTIFTIAISKFQIQTRIKKEETVTKENAELETIVWERTKEIQKQKEELEKALLQISHTESKLVFSEKMSELGKLVAGVAHEINNPLSAIKASIETLIESKNNEIKNLGSKENIYSSLTPQEIKTMKQLLSFQSDFGLVASYTERKDKKANLKQTFKDNGLEFEDSILERFLDVGITKLYDEEITLLKSGEDKLTNLLLEEKNFKLHLSIIQIAVDRSSKIILALKNFSRVTKVEERRIFTLLDNIETVITIYQYRMRGKVSLKKTFITDATILGWPEDLIRVWTNLILNGLEAMDQKGNLMITTEQKGNRVEVKVIDNGPGIPLEIQNKIFDPFFTTKNHGEGTGMGLGITKSIVEKHKGNIYIESEPGRTCFSVLLPVIEFIDPNEPFVEET
- a CDS encoding LIC10920 family plasminogen-binding lipoprotein translates to MFRSTVILLVLSSVFAACGLKNENKAELSMLADGEPGLYFLGEVDSDITTSCGQATPATTTTTGTGTTTGTTGSTSTTNNTRFTVISQLIFKTKETLNLRFTYDSTQIQGKIDPQQGFVLAGGAFGKTVQGTQGTVEWFNQGINIDTALQSAQQISFFNLELTLNGTYSTTATTTNVLLSCNTLDSVNCTSGTSTTQCFTSDNKTCLVQNTSTDSKAVIIRGTIKCNAPNIVPQ